Genomic segment of Streptomyces longhuiensis:
ACCTCTACGACCGCGTCGCCGGCCCGAAGGTCTTCGAGAAGGCGCTCGGTGGAGACAAGAGCGCCTGGGAGAGCGCGGGCAGCAAGAAGGCGCTCGGCATGATCAGGGAGCTCGTCGACGCGGGCGCCTTCGGCACCAACTACGACTCGGTCAAGTTCACCGACCAGGGCTCGCCCACGCTGCTCGCCACCGGCAAGGCCGGCTTCGAGCTCATGGGTTCGTGGGAGTACTCGACCCAGCAGGACTCCCACCCCGCGTTCGCCAAGAAGGACCTCGGCTACTCCTCGTTCCCGACGGTCGCGGGCGGCACGGGTGACGCCGGCAACCTCGTCGGCAACACCAACAACTTTTACTCCGTGATGAAGAAGACGAAGCATCCCGAGGCCGTCGCCGCGTTCCTGAAGCTCCAGTACTCCGACGAGTTCGTGAAGGCGCAGCTGGGCATCGGCAATCTGCCGACCACGACCAACACGGAGAAGTTCCTCGGCGCCTCCGCGAGCCCCGCGTACTCGAAGTACCAGTTCGACCTCGTGAAGAAGGCCCCGTCGTTCCAGCTCTCGTGGGACCAGGCCTACCCCCAGTCCGCCTCGACGCCCATGCACCAGGCGGTCCAGCAGTTCTTCAACGGCGGGCTCGACACCGACGGCTTCATCAAGGCCATGCAGGCCTTGCCCACCGCGTGAGCCCGGCTGCCGAGATGACCACCACTGTCTCCAAGGCCGCGGTCGTGGCGGAACGGCGGCCCGCGAAGCGGGGCACGGGGGGTGTGGGGCGCCCGGGTTTCGCCTGGGCGCTGCCCGCCACCGCGTTCTTCGTCCTGTTCGCCGTCATCCCGCTCGTCCTCGTCGCCGTGCTGTCGTTCACGAGCTGGAACGGTCTGGGCTCGCCCCGGTTCGCCGGGCTCGACAACTGGACCAAGCTCTTCGACGACCCGGTGATGCTCAACAGCCTCTGGCTGAGCGTGCTGGTCACCGTCCTGGGCGTGCTCGTCCAGACGCCGTTGAGCATCCTGCTCGGCGTCTGGGCGGCGGGCCGCCAGCGCAACCGCGCGATCCTGTCCGCGATCTACTTCGTCCCGCTGCTGCTGTCCGCCACCGCGGTCTCCGTCCTGTGGCGCACCCTGCTCGACCCCAACTTCGGTGTGCCGTCGCAGGCCAAGTGGCTGTTCGGCGACGGCAATCTGCTCGGTATGCAGAGCGGGGCCATCGGGGTGCTCGTCTTCGTGGGCGCCTGGCAGTTCACCCCGTTCCACACCCTGATCTACCAGGGCGCGGCGCGGGCCATCCCTCAAGTCCTCTACCAGGCGGCGCAGATCGACGGGGCGGGCACGGTGCGCCAGTTCTTCCACATCACGCTGCCGCAACTGCGCAACACCATGATCACGTCGATGATCCTGATGGTCGTCGGCGGCCTCACCACCTTCGACACCGTCCTGATCCTGACCCAGGGCGGCCCCGGCACGGACACCACCATCAGCGCCTACTACATGTACCAAAAGGCCTTCAAGAGCTTCGACTTCGGCGCGGGATCGGCCATCGCACTGCTTCTGGTGGTGGTCGCGACGGTCATCTCCCTCGTCGTCGTTCGGGTCTCGGGCTACGACAAGATGCGCAGCTCGGTGGAGGGCCTGTGAGCAAGCAACGCCCCAACTACCTGGCCGGCCTGGGCTCCCTGGCCTGGCTGATCATCGTCGGCGCACCGCTCTACGTCCTGGTCTCGGCCTCGGTGCAGTCGCGCGCCGACTACGGCGCGAGCGGGCCGCTGAGCCTGCCGCGGCACTTCACGCTGCGGAACTACCTCGACGACTTCTCCACCGGCTTCGGCCGGTACTTCCTCAACACGGTGATCGTGACCGTGTGCGTGGTCGCCATCGTCCTCGTGGTGGTGCCGCCGCTGTCGTACACCATCGTCCGCAGTCGCGGCCGCGTCACGACCGCCGTCTTCCGTCTCTTCCTGCTCGGTCTCGCCATCCCCGCGCAGGCGGTGATCGTGCCGATGTTCTACGTCATCAGCAAGGCCGGGCTCTACGACAACCTCATCGGCGTCATCCTGCCGACCGCCGCCTTCTCGCTCCCCATGTGCGCCCTGGTCCTGACCGGCGTGATGCGCGACATCACCCCGGATCTCTACGAGGCCATGGCCATCGACGGCGCGTCGTCCTGGCGGGTGTTCCATCAGCTCGTGCTCCCGCTGTCGCGGGGCGGGCTGTCCACGATCGCGGTCTTCTCCGCCCTTCAGGCGTGGAACGGCTTCCTGTTCCCCCTGGTGCTCACCCAGTCCGACTCCACCAAGGTGATCACCCTGGGGCTCTACAACTTCCGCACCCAGTACGGCATCAACGTCCCGGGGCTGCTGGCCGCCGTGGTCCTTTCCATGGTGCCCGTCCTGCTCGTCTACCTGTTCGCCCGGCGCACCCTGGTCCAGGGGCTCATGGGCGTGGGAGGAAAGTGACCCACAACGTGGCCGTAACGACAGACTCCACCACCACACCCCTGTGGCGCGACACGACCCTCGACCACGAGACGCGCGCCGACGCCCTCGTCGCCGAGATGACCCTCCAGGAGAAGGTCGCCCAGCTGTTCGGCGTGTGGGTCGGGGCGTCCGACGAGGGCGGCGAAGTCGCCCCGTACCAGCACGAGATGGAGGAGGTGGTCGACCTCGAGGCGCTGCTGCCGCACGGGCTCGGGCAGCTCACCAGGCCCTTCGGCACCGCGCCCGTCGACCCCGCCCTCGGCGCGCTGTCCCTGCTGCGCACCCAGCGCCGCATCGCCGCGGGAAACCGCTTCGGCATCCCGGCCGTGGCCCACGAGGAGTGCCTCGCGGGCTTCGCCGCCTGGGGCGCGACCGCCTACCCCGTCCCGCTCTCGTGGGGCGCGACGTTCGATCCGGCGCTGGTGCGGCGCATGGCCGGGGCCATCGGGCAGGACATGCGTTCCGTGGGTGTGCACCAGGGTCTCGCCCCTGTGCTCGACGTCGTGCGCGACGCCCGGTGGGGCCGCGTCGAGGAGACCATCGGCGAGGATCCGTACCTCGTCGGAACCCTCGGCACCGCCTACGTCCGGGGCCTGGAGTCCGCCGGGATCGTCGCCACCTTGAAGCACTTCGTGGGCTACTCCGCCTCCCGTGCGGGACGGAACCTCGCGCCCGTCGGCATGGGACCCAGGGAGCGCGCCGATGTGATGCTGCTGCCGTTCGAGATGGCGCTGCGGGAGGGCGGAGCCCGCTCGGTGATGCACGCCTACACCGACACGGACGGCGTCCCTTCAGCTGCCGACGAACAACTGCTCACGGGGCTGCTGCGGGACACCTGGGGCTTCACGGGGACGGTGGTGGCGGACTACTTCGGTGTCGGGTTCCTCAAGACCCTGCACGGTGTCGCCGCCACGTGGGGCGAGGCCGCCGGGGCCGCGCTGAGCGCCGGGGTGGACGTGGAACTGCCCACCGTCAAGGCGTTCGGGCAGCCGCTCCTCGACGCGGTCGCGGACGGTCGGGTGTCCGAGGCCGTCGTGGACCGCGCGCTGCGCCGCGTGCTCGTGCAGAAGGCGCAGCTGGGCCTTCTCGACGGCGGGTGGGACGCGGTGCCGCCGGCGCTGGCCGGTGCCGACCTCGGGGACCCCCGGGCGCTGCGCGGAACCGTGGCCCTCGACACCGCGGACCGCCGCGCCCTCGCCCGGGAGGTCGCCGAACAGGCCGTCGTGCTGCTCCGCAACGACGGCACACTCCCCCTGGACCGGCCCGCCAGGATCGCGGTGGTCGGCCCGACCGCCGACACCGCGACGGCCGTCCTCGGCTGCTACGCGTTCCCGGTGCACGTGGGCGCGAGGCACCCCGAGGTACCGGCCGGCATCGAACTGCCCACCCTGATCGAGTCGTTGAGGGCCGAGTTCCCGGACAGCGAGGTCGTCACCGCGCCCGGGTGCGGCATCGACGACACCGGCACCGACGGTTTCGCCGAGGCCGTGGAGCTGGCCCGTGGCGCCGACGTCGTGATTCTCGCGCTCGGCGACCGCGCCGGCCTCTTCGGCCGGGGCACCAGCGGCGAGGGCTGCGACGCGGACTCGCTCGCGCTGCCGGGCGTGCAGGAGCAGCTCCTCGACGCGCTCCTGGACGCCGGCACACCGGTCGTGGTGACGCTCCTGGCAGGGCGCCCGTACGCGCTCGGCCGTGCGGTACGGGAGTCGGCCGCCGTCGTCCAGTCGTTCTTCCCGGGCGAGGAGGGCACCCCCGCGATCGCCGGTGTGCTCAGCGGGCGGGTCGCCCCGTCGGGACGGCTGCCGGTCAGCATCCCGAACGGCCCGGGGGCCCAGCCGTCCACGTATCTGGCGGCGCGGCTCGGGCAGGTCAACGAAGTGTCGAACATCGACCCGACTCCGGCGTTCGGCTTCGGACACGGTCTGACGTACACGTCGTTCGACTGGTCCGATCTCACCGTGGAGCGCGCGACGGTCGGCACGGACGGCGAGGCCGAACTCGCCTTCACCGTGCGGAACTCGGGTGAGCGGGACGGGACCGAGGTCGTGCAGCTCTATCTGCACGACCCGGTCGCCTCGGTCGTGCAGCCCGTCCAGCGGCTGGTCGGGTTCGTGCGCCTGGCACTCGCGCCGGGGCAGGCCGCGCGGGTCGGGGTGGCGGTGCCCGCGGATCTCGCCTCGTTCACCGGGCGGGACGGTCGGCGGATCGTCGAGCCGGGCGAACTGGAGCTGAGGCTCGGGGCGTCCAGCACCGATGTCCGGCTGACCGCGCAGGTGACGCTCACCGGTCCCGTGCGGGCGGTGGATCACACCCGCAGGCTGCACGCCGATTTCGGCGTCACCCCGTCCTGAACCAGCCGTGGCCCGTACCTTCCAGGAAGGTACGGGCCACGCGTCACGGGCGCGCTACCAGATGCGCACGCGGTCCGCCGGGTCGAGCCACAGGCCGTCGCTGTCCGACGTGCCGAACGCGTCGTGGAACTCGTCGAGGTTGCGCACGATGTTCGCGCGGAACTCCGGCGGCGAGTGCGGGTCGATCGTCAGGTACTGCTGCTCCTGCTCCTTGCGCCGCTTGGTGCGCCAGCAGTAGGCCCAGTTGAGGAACAGGCGCTGGGAACCGGTCGTGGCCTCGTGCTCCGGCGACGGGGTGTCGCCGAGCGAGATGACGTACGCCTTGTGGCCGATGGTCAGGCCGCCGAGGTCGCCGATGTTCTCGCCGACGGTGAGCGCGCCGTTGACGGACTCGCCGGGCAGGTTGCGCGGCGAGAAGCCGTCGTACTGCTCGATGAGGGCCTTCGACTTGGCCTCGAACGAGGTCTTGTCGGAGGCGGTCCACCAGTCGTTGAGGTTGCCCGCGCCGTCGTACTGGGCGCCCTGGTCGTCGAAGCCGTGGCCGATCTCGTGGCCGATCACGGAGCCGATGCCGCCGTAGTTCTCGGCCGGGTCGGCGTCGGGCGCGAAGAACGGCTTCTGCAGGATGCCCGCGGGGAAGCAGATCTCGTTGGTGCCCGGGTTGTAGTACGCGTTCACCGTCTGCGGCAGCATGAACCACTCGTCGCGGTCGACCGGCGAGCCGATCTTGGCGAGCTCGCGGTCCGTCTCGAACGCCGCGGCCGCCTGCGCGTTGGCGACCAGGTCGTCCGCGGTGACCTGGAGCTTCGAGTAGTCGCGGAACTTGTCCGGGTAGCCGATCTTGGGGCGGAACGTGGCGAGCTTCTCGTACGCCCGCTCCTTCGTCTCGTCGGTCATCCAGTCGAGCTGGGCGATCGACTGGCGGTAGGCCTCCAGGAGGTTGGCGACGAGCTCGTCCATCATCGCCTTGGACGCCGGCGGGAAGTGCCGGGCCACGTACTCCTTGCCGACGGCCTCGCCCATCGCGCTCTCGACGAGCGCGACGCCGCGCTTCCAGCGTGCGCGCAGCTCCGGGGTGCCGTTGAGCGTGCGCCCGTAGAAGTCGAAGTTGTTCTGGACGAAGGCGTCCGAGAGGTACGGCGCCGCGGCGCGCAGCACGCGCACCAGCACCCAGTCGCGCCACTGCTCGATGGGGAACTCGGTCAGGACCTGGGAGAGGTGGGCGAAGTACGAGGGCTGCCGGACGCAGGTCTCGGCGATGGTCGCGTCGGTGCCACCGAGCCCGGCGGTGTAGCCGTGCCAGTCGAACTCCGGCGTCAGGGACTTGAGTTCGTCCAGGGCGGTGAGGTTGTACGTCTTCTGCACGTCACGGGTCTCGGCCCGCTCCCAGTGGCCCGCGGCCAGCCTGGTCTCGATGGCGAGGACCGTCCGCGCGGCGGCCGCGGGGTCGGCGTGCTCGGCGAGCGTCAGAAGATCGGTGAGGTAGGTGACGTACTTGTCGCGGATCTCGGCGAACTTGTCGTCCCGGTAGTACGACTCGTCGGGCAGGCCGAGGCCGCCCTGCACGACGTTGACGAGGTAGCGGTCGGAGTTGCGGTCGTCGGTGTCGACGTACGACCCGAAGAGGCCGGAGCCGCCGACGCGCTCGAAGCGGCCGAGGAACGTCGCGAGGCCCCGGAGGTCGGCGATGGCCGCGACCTCGTCGATCAGCGGGCGGGCCGGCGCGAGGCCGAGCGCCTCGATGGCCTGCTCGTCCATGAAGGAGGCGTAGAGCGCGGCGATCTTGTGCGCCTCGCCGGCGTCGGCCGAGGTCGACTCGGTCCCGGCCGCGAGTTCCTCGATGATCGCCTTGACCTGCTCCTCGGCGGTGTCGGCGAGCTGCACGAAGGGGCCCCAGCTCGAGCGGTCCTCGGGGATCGGCTCGGTGTCCAGCCAGTGGCCGTTGACGTGGCCGAACAGGTCGTCCTGCGGCCGGATCTCGGGGTTCATACCCGGGCGGGCGTCATCAAGAATGCTCATCGAGGCAGCTTATGCGAGGCGCGGCCGGGACGTTTCGCAATCCCCCGGGCCCGGTCGACGATGACGCAGGGCGAACATGTTCGTTAAAAACTTGTTCGTGACGAACATGTTCGTTACCTTGGTCGAGGAGGCCCCCGCGACGGCGGGGCGCCACCCCCATCCGAAGGAGCACGCCATGACCACCCCCCACCACCCCGTCGCGATCGTCGGCGGAGGCCTCGGTGGCCTCGTCCTCTCACGTGTCCTGCACCTCGGCGGCGTCGAAGCGGCCGTCTACGACCTGGAGGCCTCCGCCGCCGCCCGCCCCCAGGGCGGCATGCTCGACATGCACGTCGAGTCCGGCCAGGCCGCACTGCGCGCCGCGGGCCTCCACGAGGAGTTCCTCGCCGCCATCCACCCGGGTGGCGAGGCCATGCGGATCCTGGACAAGCACGGCACCGTGCGCATGGAGGAGGGCGACGACGGCGGCACCGACGGCCGGCCGGAGGTCAGCCGGCACGATCTGCGCGACATGCTGCTCGCCTCGCTGCCGCAGGACACCATCCGCTGGGGCGCCAAGGTCACCGGCGCCCGCCCGCTGGCCGGGGGCCGCCACGAGGTGACCCTCGCGTCCGGCGAGACCTTCACGACCGACCTGCTCGTCGGCGCCGACGGCGCCTGGTCCAAGGTCCGCCCGCTGCTCTCCGACGCCCGCCCCGCCTACTCCGGCATCTCGTTCGTCGAGGCGCACCTCGACGACGCGGACACGCTTCACCCGGAGAGCGCCGAAGTCGTCGGCGGCGGATCGCTGTTCGCGCTCGGGGACGAGAAGGGCTTCCTCGCCCACCGCGAGAGCGACGGACGGCTGCACATCTACTGCGCGCTGAGGGTGCCCGCCGACTGGTTCACCACCAGCGGCATCGACTTCACCGACACCGAGGCGGCCAAGGCCCGTGTCCTCACGTCCTTCGACGGCTGGGACGAGGCGCTGCGCGGACTCATCGGCGACGCCGACGGCGCGCTCTTCCCGCGGCCCATCCACGCCCTGCCCGTCGGACACCGGTGGGACCGGGTCCCGGGTGTGACCCTGCTCGGCGACGCCGCCCACCTGATGTCGCCGTTCGCCGGCGAGGGCGCCAATCTGGCGATGCTCGACGGCGCCGAGCTGGCCGCCGCGATCCTGGCGCACCCCGGCGAGACCGAGAAGGCACTCACCGTCTACGAGGAGGCACTCTTCCCCCGCAGCGAGCACGCCGCGGCCGAGTCCGCCGACAACCTCGACGTCATCTTCCACCCCGACGCCCCGCAGGGTCTGCTCGACATGTTCGCGTCCTTCCACGAGGAGGCGGAAGCCGCGGGAACGGGTTCGTGACGAACTTGTTCGTCACGAACCCGGCTCGTTACGGTGAACACGTGTCCCCCCAGCCCGCAGCACCCCGCAGCCGCCGAGAGCGTCCGGCCAAGCCCGCCCTGACCCGGGACGGCATCGTCGCGGCCGCCGTCGCGATCATGCGCGACGAGGGCCTCAAGCGCGTCACCATGCGCCGCCTGGCGCAGGAGCTCGACACGGGCCCGGCCTCGCTCTACGTGTACGTGCGCAACACCGCCGAGCTGCACGCGGCCATCCTGGACGAGCTGCTCGGCGAGGTCGACCTCTCCCCCGCCACCGCTCCGGGTGACTGGCAGGACCGCCTCGTGCGGATCCTGTCCTCGTACACCGCGGTGTTGTTCGAGCATCCGAGCCTCGCCCGGTCGGCGCTGGTGGCGATGCCCTCCGGCGAGCACTACCTCGATCTGCTCGAAGCCCTCCTCGCGCTGCTCGCCGAGGGCGGCATCCCGGACGCGCAGGCCGCGTGGGGCGTGGACGCCCTTCTGCAGTACGCCACTTCGACCGCGGCCGAGCAGTCCACCCGCGACCGGGACGAGGACGCCCAGGGCGACTGGGACGCGCTGACCACCGCGCTGCGCGACGTGTCCGCGACGACCCACCCCCGCCTCGCGGCGCTGGGTGACGAGCTGCTGTCCGGGCCGGGCGGGGCCCGCCTCGACTGGGGCCTGCGGGTACTGATCAACGGGATGCCGCACACACCCAGGCCGTCCACCACGGACGTTCCGTGACCCCCCACCAGCTGTCACGGCAGGTCAACGCGTCGCCCTGACATCCAGGCGCACGGTCAGCCGGCGGCCGGTCATCCCCTTCGCGGTGGTCACACCGAACGCGTAGCGGTCCACGACGGCCGACGCCACGACCGTCAGGCCGCGACCCTCGACCGTCACGCTCTCGACGGTGACGTCGACCGGCCGGCTGACACCGAGGACGGTCAACTCCCCCGTCAGGACAGTCCCGCCGGACCCGGCCTCGACGCCGTCACCACGGAACACGAACTCGGGATGGGTGGCCACGTCGAGGTAGTCGGCCGACCGTACGTGTTCGTCGCGCCGTGCCACACCCGACTCGAACGTGTCCGCTCCGATCCTCACGTCCACCGTGGACTTCTCGACAGGTCCGGCCACGTCGATCCGTCCCCGCGTGATCCGGAAGCTCCCCCGCACCGGGAACAGCCCGAAGACCGTGCGCATACGGAAGTTCACGCTCGACGCCGCCGGATCGATCTCGTACGTGCCGGCCTCCGGCACAGGATGTTCTCCCACTCGCGATGCCACCATGACCTCCGTCGGTCTCGACGCCGCCGACCCGGCGGGTGACCTCAGCATGTCAGGGGCCGATGGCACCCGGCAGAGCGAGATGTCGTCGCCCGGCCGGTACAAATGTCACTGCCGACGGCCACCGCACAGGCGCCACGTCCACCTGATGCGACCAACTGCCATCCCACGCAGAGGTGTTCC
This window contains:
- a CDS encoding ABC transporter substrate-binding protein, whose protein sequence is MKTPARISRAVAAGVALALGLTLSACGGGSSDSAGGGDSDKIHVLVYGDAANKVEKQLVATFNKTSKVKAVLDTIPGADYQQKLQTIISTPQAPDIFFNWGGGSIKPFVDADLLLPLDDFIKEDPALKSSFLPSVFDSASVNGKPYGVPMRGTQPVLLFNNKKVLADAGVTPPKTWDDLIGAVKKLKAKGVTPIALGGGDQWPTLMWFEYLYDRVAGPKVFEKALGGDKSAWESAGSKKALGMIRELVDAGAFGTNYDSVKFTDQGSPTLLATGKAGFELMGSWEYSTQQDSHPAFAKKDLGYSSFPTVAGGTGDAGNLVGNTNNFYSVMKKTKHPEAVAAFLKLQYSDEFVKAQLGIGNLPTTTNTEKFLGASASPAYSKYQFDLVKKAPSFQLSWDQAYPQSASTPMHQAVQQFFNGGLDTDGFIKAMQALPTA
- a CDS encoding FAD-dependent oxidoreductase, which codes for MTTPHHPVAIVGGGLGGLVLSRVLHLGGVEAAVYDLEASAAARPQGGMLDMHVESGQAALRAAGLHEEFLAAIHPGGEAMRILDKHGTVRMEEGDDGGTDGRPEVSRHDLRDMLLASLPQDTIRWGAKVTGARPLAGGRHEVTLASGETFTTDLLVGADGAWSKVRPLLSDARPAYSGISFVEAHLDDADTLHPESAEVVGGGSLFALGDEKGFLAHRESDGRLHIYCALRVPADWFTTSGIDFTDTEAAKARVLTSFDGWDEALRGLIGDADGALFPRPIHALPVGHRWDRVPGVTLLGDAAHLMSPFAGEGANLAMLDGAELAAAILAHPGETEKALTVYEEALFPRSEHAAAESADNLDVIFHPDAPQGLLDMFASFHEEAEAAGTGS
- a CDS encoding TetR/AcrR family transcriptional regulator, with product MSPQPAAPRSRRERPAKPALTRDGIVAAAVAIMRDEGLKRVTMRRLAQELDTGPASLYVYVRNTAELHAAILDELLGEVDLSPATAPGDWQDRLVRILSSYTAVLFEHPSLARSALVAMPSGEHYLDLLEALLALLAEGGIPDAQAAWGVDALLQYATSTAAEQSTRDRDEDAQGDWDALTTALRDVSATTHPRLAALGDELLSGPGGARLDWGLRVLINGMPHTPRPSTTDVP
- a CDS encoding M13 family metallopeptidase, producing the protein MSILDDARPGMNPEIRPQDDLFGHVNGHWLDTEPIPEDRSSWGPFVQLADTAEEQVKAIIEELAAGTESTSADAGEAHKIAALYASFMDEQAIEALGLAPARPLIDEVAAIADLRGLATFLGRFERVGGSGLFGSYVDTDDRNSDRYLVNVVQGGLGLPDESYYRDDKFAEIRDKYVTYLTDLLTLAEHADPAAAARTVLAIETRLAAGHWERAETRDVQKTYNLTALDELKSLTPEFDWHGYTAGLGGTDATIAETCVRQPSYFAHLSQVLTEFPIEQWRDWVLVRVLRAAAPYLSDAFVQNNFDFYGRTLNGTPELRARWKRGVALVESAMGEAVGKEYVARHFPPASKAMMDELVANLLEAYRQSIAQLDWMTDETKERAYEKLATFRPKIGYPDKFRDYSKLQVTADDLVANAQAAAAFETDRELAKIGSPVDRDEWFMLPQTVNAYYNPGTNEICFPAGILQKPFFAPDADPAENYGGIGSVIGHEIGHGFDDQGAQYDGAGNLNDWWTASDKTSFEAKSKALIEQYDGFSPRNLPGESVNGALTVGENIGDLGGLTIGHKAYVISLGDTPSPEHEATTGSQRLFLNWAYCWRTKRRKEQEQQYLTIDPHSPPEFRANIVRNLDEFHDAFGTSDSDGLWLDPADRVRIW
- a CDS encoding carbohydrate ABC transporter permease, encoding MSKQRPNYLAGLGSLAWLIIVGAPLYVLVSASVQSRADYGASGPLSLPRHFTLRNYLDDFSTGFGRYFLNTVIVTVCVVAIVLVVVPPLSYTIVRSRGRVTTAVFRLFLLGLAIPAQAVIVPMFYVISKAGLYDNLIGVILPTAAFSLPMCALVLTGVMRDITPDLYEAMAIDGASSWRVFHQLVLPLSRGGLSTIAVFSALQAWNGFLFPLVLTQSDSTKVITLGLYNFRTQYGINVPGLLAAVVLSMVPVLLVYLFARRTLVQGLMGVGGK
- a CDS encoding YceI family protein, with the protein product MGEHPVPEAGTYEIDPAASSVNFRMRTVFGLFPVRGSFRITRGRIDVAGPVEKSTVDVRIGADTFESGVARRDEHVRSADYLDVATHPEFVFRGDGVEAGSGGTVLTGELTVLGVSRPVDVTVESVTVEGRGLTVVASAVVDRYAFGVTTAKGMTGRRLTVRLDVRATR
- a CDS encoding carbohydrate ABC transporter permease; translation: MTTTVSKAAVVAERRPAKRGTGGVGRPGFAWALPATAFFVLFAVIPLVLVAVLSFTSWNGLGSPRFAGLDNWTKLFDDPVMLNSLWLSVLVTVLGVLVQTPLSILLGVWAAGRQRNRAILSAIYFVPLLLSATAVSVLWRTLLDPNFGVPSQAKWLFGDGNLLGMQSGAIGVLVFVGAWQFTPFHTLIYQGAARAIPQVLYQAAQIDGAGTVRQFFHITLPQLRNTMITSMILMVVGGLTTFDTVLILTQGGPGTDTTISAYYMYQKAFKSFDFGAGSAIALLLVVVATVISLVVVRVSGYDKMRSSVEGL
- a CDS encoding beta-glucosidase family protein → MTHNVAVTTDSTTTPLWRDTTLDHETRADALVAEMTLQEKVAQLFGVWVGASDEGGEVAPYQHEMEEVVDLEALLPHGLGQLTRPFGTAPVDPALGALSLLRTQRRIAAGNRFGIPAVAHEECLAGFAAWGATAYPVPLSWGATFDPALVRRMAGAIGQDMRSVGVHQGLAPVLDVVRDARWGRVEETIGEDPYLVGTLGTAYVRGLESAGIVATLKHFVGYSASRAGRNLAPVGMGPRERADVMLLPFEMALREGGARSVMHAYTDTDGVPSAADEQLLTGLLRDTWGFTGTVVADYFGVGFLKTLHGVAATWGEAAGAALSAGVDVELPTVKAFGQPLLDAVADGRVSEAVVDRALRRVLVQKAQLGLLDGGWDAVPPALAGADLGDPRALRGTVALDTADRRALAREVAEQAVVLLRNDGTLPLDRPARIAVVGPTADTATAVLGCYAFPVHVGARHPEVPAGIELPTLIESLRAEFPDSEVVTAPGCGIDDTGTDGFAEAVELARGADVVILALGDRAGLFGRGTSGEGCDADSLALPGVQEQLLDALLDAGTPVVVTLLAGRPYALGRAVRESAAVVQSFFPGEEGTPAIAGVLSGRVAPSGRLPVSIPNGPGAQPSTYLAARLGQVNEVSNIDPTPAFGFGHGLTYTSFDWSDLTVERATVGTDGEAELAFTVRNSGERDGTEVVQLYLHDPVASVVQPVQRLVGFVRLALAPGQAARVGVAVPADLASFTGRDGRRIVEPGELELRLGASSTDVRLTAQVTLTGPVRAVDHTRRLHADFGVTPS